Part of the Lolium rigidum isolate FL_2022 chromosome 6, APGP_CSIRO_Lrig_0.1, whole genome shotgun sequence genome, tctgattttatttAGTACTCTCTCCGATCCTAAAAAAGCATCAGACAAGCCTTTTTACAAAACGACCTCACGTTTGCCATGACCACTCTGAGGACCACACCCATCAAACCCCTTTCTCCCCCACCCTACCGACAGCACAACTCCGTTGAGCTCACCTGGCGGCATCGCGCGTGCGACGGAGGGGCAGACACATGCACACACCAACAGACTATGTTCTTCAACCCGATCGATGACGATGGTAGCCCAGCTGGTCGACGTTGCAGGTTAGACTTGGCGCCTGGCCAAGGACGGAGATCGACTCGGTCTCCTCCATGGTAAGCCCTCTTGATTTCAACTATAGACCATATGAATCTCCCAGGAAAATTATGTGTATGCGACCTTCACAAGAAATAGAGTAATACTAGCTTGCATAGTGTGAAATCATGTAACTTTGATTGTTCATCTGATATTTTTTTTGCCCATGTTACATACTTTTCCCTcttttttctgattttatttAGTACTCTCTCCGAACCGGCAGTCCACCCAACCAAACTCTCCTGAAACACACACAGAAATACCATGACCACTCTGAGGACCACACCCATCAAACCCCTTTCTCCCCCACCCTAACGACAGTGCAGCTCCGTTGAGCTCGCCTGGCGGCGTTGCGCGCGGCGGTGGGGCAGACACATGCACACACCAAAAGACAATGTTCTTCGACCCAATGAAGATGGTAACCCAGCTGATCGCCGTGTTGCAGGTTAGGCTTGGCGCCTGGCCGACGACGGAGATCCACCCAGTCTCCTGACAAAGGATTAACCTAGTGAATGCTCATAATGATGGATTTGGGTTTCTAGGAAGGAGAACACCGACGAATCAACAAACCGGTCAGCCAAACTAGGAAGCTAACAAAGTGTATGACCAATGGCGAATCGTCGAGATTGTGTTACGCAAGATCTAGGGTTACAGGTTATCACGTGTGGTTGAACCAGTCccctcggtggctcctcctaAGCCTTTATATATCAGGCTAGGCCTCAGAGTCCAGCTCAGGGGCGGTTATCCGATATGGGCCTAAGATTCCTATTCTGATATGCATTGGGCTTCGACTCCATGTCAGTTTGTTCATGGGCGTTCGCCTATTCCTTTCAGGACTTTGCACCAGAGATGGTAATACTGAGTAACCGGTATGGTGCACCCGTGTCATCTCCTGCGTGGTAAGCCTCCCGATTTGGAGCCGATCTCGAAAGATCCTGTCCTCTTCGCCCGAACAGTAAGGATGAAACTGTACTAACCACTTTTTACAAGGACTTAGTTAGGAAACCGCAATTGTACTACCCATCTGGCAAATTTTTCGGATCAGAGGGAGcatttgttttgaatttaccgTTCACGGTGAATCCAGCAGTGCCCATGTGTGAAAAATTCTGTTTAAAAAGATGGGTTGAGGAAGAAGAGACGGCGGTGAAAGAGAGGTGCACCACCGTTGGCCACTACAGTAGTACCCATCGTGCCGGCCGCACCCGAGAAGAATTCGACAGCGCAACGCACAAGAGAGGTCCGGCCGGCCGTGCTGTGGTGGTATCCATCCGTTGCGGAACCGGTCACAGCCGTTCGCTTGGGCTCGACCCCCACGGCACACTCCCGGGCCCACCCCGAATCCGTGCGGGCCCACGCATCAGGGACCGCACACGCAACGGCCAGCGCAGGCCACGCatatcaggcccaggcccagctgCCACCCTCGCACTTTCCTCCGCGCCTTCCTTCCCGGTTCGACTCCGACTCCGCCATGGATTCCGGTGCTGCCGCCTCTATAAATACCGCCGTCTACCTCCAACTCCAACCTGCAACCACCGGCGACCAAGCCCAAACCAACACAGACTCCGTAGCCAAACCCAAAGCAGAGCGCTCTCTCTTCCGCCGCCATGGGCAAGATCAAGATGCCGTCCCTCTTCCGCCGCAAGTCCCGCTCCCCGTCCCCACCTCCCCAGTCCAagcccaccgccaccaccgccgccgactCCCCGCCGCAGTCCCCAACCCGGACCCCCGAGCAGGAGATGGAGCGCGTCTTCCGCAAGTTCGACGCGAACGGCGACGGCCGGATCTCGCGCCCGGAGCTCGCCGCGCTCTTCGAGAGCCTGGGCCACGCGGCGACCGACGACGAGCTGGCCCGCATGATGGCGGAGGCGGACGCCGACGGCGACGGCTTCATCAGCTTCGCCGAGTTCGCCGCGCTCAAcgccaccgacgccgccgccgtcgaggaggaCCTGCGCCTCGCCTTCGGGGTCTTCGACGCCGACGGCAGCggcgccatctccgccgccgagcTCGCGCGCGTGCTGCACGGCCTCGGCGAGAAGGCCACCGTCAGCCAGTGCCGCCGCATGATCGAGGGCGTCGACAAGAACGGCGACGGCCTCATATCGTTCGACGAGTTCAAGGTCATGATGGCCGGAGGTGGGTTCCCCAAGATCGCCTGAAGAATCACCCTCCGCGATCCACTACGTACTAGCAGGTTCTTTCGTTCTTGGATGGATGGATCGTCATCAAAGATTAGATTTCGTCCGACCTATTTTTGCGCCCGTATTCTTCTCCCCGGATCCGAGCGTTTGCGGTGGAAACTATCAAGTGTAtatacagaagaagaaggatcaaACGATCATTAAATTAGCCCTAGATTTTTTCTGCTATTTTTCTTTGTGTTGCCTGCCGAGAAATAATACGTAGTAGTAACTGCAAATCGCGAATATTGATTTGCGGATATCGATCTACTACAATATTGAAAGAGTGGTTCACGGTTACTGAATTGTCCATCCTTATCGTTGTCATATTCAATTTCGATTTGTGATATATTGTGGCCTGCCAATTGTGAGGTGCCGGGTGCTTGGAATGTCTGGATCTGTCTGCGGTCTTTGGAAGATGAACGCCCATAATTTGGAAAAATCTGCCCGATCGATCCTATTTTCTAGGTGTCGTTTTTTGCTCATACCTTAGGAGTATTGTTTGATTTGCAGCTGGAGAATCTTTGCAGTTTGGATTCTTTTGGTAGATCCTCTGGCACTGGGAGCTTCTCCCGTTGCTGTTGAAATAGACTGCATAGgcttctttttttaaaaaaaaaattaccgGATGTAAAAATGTAGCCAGTTACAGCTGAAGTTGATATTAGGTGTCGTATTTGAAGCGGGCTACCTATTCAGAGGGAGCTCAGTCCTGCAGCTTCAAGATTCAGCCATAAAACATAGAAATGCACAACCATGGCCCCCCTTTGGGACAAATTAGAATAGTAGGAGGAAATTGGGATGGTTGAATTCATGGAGAAAATTTTCCATGGAAATTCCAACAGACTGAGCAGTGCACAGTTGCTTGCGTCGTTGTTCTCCTCTGCTTTACATTTCAGCATTCACGCATTTGTGATGATCAGATGCTTGAAATGTCTACATTTGCATTACTGTCAATGCTTGCACTGTTTGGTAGTAGCGGCTTcaaggttttttttttcgaaGAAACATGCTGCAATTTCATTAAATCGTAGCATCAGTTAAGACTTTGTTGAAAATACAATCCCGTGCAATACCTACCCACACCTtagagcatgtacaatggttATATCTCAACGATGCCACGTAGAATAATTGATGATATAGAggagagagaaatagaaaaaaaagatttgtcttctcttagctaatggcatgtacaatggtagagaaggcatgccTTCTCTTACCCCGCCACATCAGTTAGAGAAGACATTaaatataagtcatacaatgcaCTATCTCTTACTGCCATCTCTAGTaattaatattaataattaaaATTTGGTAGaaaatttgttgctaagggaagacatttgtgatacaatggagaaaacagttttcctttattacgtaagagatgatcccttagctaagggaagacaaccttctctctcaTCATTCTCTCTCtttcaactaagcaaaaatctggcGTGGCATCtccaagggcatgtacaatggtagagaaggcatgccTTTCCTTACCCTGCCACATCAGCTAGAGAATgcattagatataagtcatacaacgCATTATCTCTTACtgccatctctagcaattaatattaataattaaattttggtaggaaatttgtttctaagggaagacatatgtgatacaatggagaaaatagtcttcccttatttcgtaagagatgatcccttagctagGGAAAGACAAcattctctctcttcattctctctccttcaactaagtaaaaaatctgatgtggcatctCTAAGGGAAGACTGACATCACCTCATTGTACGTGCCCTAAGGGAAGGCTAACATCACCCCCATTGTACGTgccctaagagatcatctcttagtaacaatctctctcaccacatTGCTATTACTAGAGATAAGACTAAGTAATAACCCCATTGTATATTATGTTTTAACTACGTGGCGGAGTTAAGATAAGACGGTCTTATCAACAATTGTGCATGCCCTTACAAATTTTAGTAATGCAACCTTGCATAGCCATTCTATGTGCCGCTTCATCCACACATATCGCACCAAAGCTTCATGAAACATTGAAGAAGGGCCTTTATTTCACAGACCAGCTGACCATAGATAGATCGATCCTGCCCTTCTTTTGGTAAGTTTTACCGCCACGTGGATGCTGCAATGAATTCTAGTTTACCAATTGTACATGACTTGAAAACGTTTAAAAGAATCTAGCGAGCATGCATTAGTTAAATCTTTCATCTAGCCGCATATGTTTCTACTTTCTACCACTTCGAGTCATCTCCTCTAGTATGCATCTTTCTGCATAACCCCTCGAGTCATCTCCTCTAGGCGACCGACCAATAGGGAGAAAACCCTAACAATTTCCGCTTCCCCACTAGCCCTCTCTTTCCTCGCCGTCCCCAGATGTTGTTCTCGTTGAAGCCCTACACCGCTGGTGagaagtgtgtgtgtgtgggggggggggggggggcatggcccTCCTTCCTCCCACGTTGCCGCCGCTTGGGTGGAATCTGGCTGGGGTGCTACCCGTCGCGACCATGACATGGACCACGGAAGCCTGGGCGGTGGCCTTGGATGTCGGAGACGGTGTTGAACTGTCGGCGAGTGGCGAGCGTCGGTGTTGTAGATAAACATCGTCGGTTGTGTTGGTGGTGACGGGCGGCGACATTGGTGTGGTGTGGAGGCCGCCTTATTAGGCCTCTGGCATCAAATATGAAGATGGTTGCTCCTTCTTGCGATGTCCATCTCACCTCCCTGGCACCGAATCTCATTCCGATGGTTCATGGGTGTGACCGACGGTAGCGGTCACCACATTATCAACCTTGTTGGTGTCATTCTGCTTCTTGAAGGCGACATCGAGGTTTATTCCCTTATTCCTCCCCGACCTACATATCTCGCAGGTGAAAACCCAAAGCTTCGGTTTGGGCGGCGGTGGCACCGTTCCCTCGTTGGAGGCAGCACCTTGAGATAGCGGGTTGGTGGACGAACTCGGCAGTGGTTGGTAGGTACCTGGCAGCGGTTTCACCACATCTTGTGTGTCTTCTCCTGACTTTGGTCATGTGTGCTGTGGTTGGTGTTGCGGGCGACAATGAAGTTTGTGGGTGGCGGCATGGCGAGGCGAAGTGCCCGTAGTCCTTTTCTCCGGCAGCAGGTTTCCAATTCCCATGCGTGCTTAGGGATGACTCTCTACCTCAggacatgtgtggcgccctcctaTCCGACGCGAGAGAGCAGGGTGCTTTCTTAAGAGGTTGAAATGATGACATGGTGGCTTGGTTTGGCCTTTGAAGGTTGCCAAATATGCGAGTAGCTCAATGACGCTCTTCTTCGCCAACTTCAGTTCTTCATCAGTCAGACTGCAAGGTGGGACAATGGACTAGAAGCTTTAGTTGTTCTTCATTTTTTTCCTTGAACTGAGTTGTTCTTCATTTATTTTATAATATGCTTGCTGTTTTTCAATTCTTGTTAGCTGATTTTCAGCTGTCTATACCAATTTTCCAGCAAGGACCTTATTAATTCAAGTCAGGCCTACAGGTTTCTATTTAAAGAAACTTTCTACCACTTACTGGCGAAAAAGCTTTTTTTACCAATGAAAGCATATTCAGAGACTTGCACGGGAGGACTGAATCTTTTTTTGTGCTTGTGCTCCAAACACATTCTCTACGGCAACCAAGCATAGTGGAGTAATTGTGTTTAAAAAAAAGCATAGTGGAGTAATAGGAAAACATACTTAAGAAAGCTCTTCTACGGCAACCAAGCATAGTGAAACCAGCGCCGAGTAAGTTGCTTTCGGAGAAAATGTAGTAAAAGATTAAGTAGCACTTGCAATTTAAAACTCGGAATCTGAAACCGGGCTCTTCCCCAGGTCAATTCAGGATAAACTAAGCCAACACAGATTATATTCCACGGTGCCATACAACATTCTTACTGATCTTGGAATATATCTCTGGGATTTTAGTACTGTACTAGTAAGCTTGGAACATGGCCTCATAGACGGGAATATTCTTGAGGAAATGGACAGGCAGGCAGATAAAATTGTTGTAAACTACTGTTATGCATCAATGATTGATTGATGCTGGCGGAAGGGAACTGCGTAACCTCCATTGTTTATCTCGGTGTCAGAATAATCAGGCAGATTTGGTCTATTGCTTCCTTCATCTGATGATCTACCTGCCTGATTATTTCTAATCTGGAGTAGCAAGTGGATGCTGCACGAGCATGGGTTCCCCTGCCATGGAGGAAGCAAGTTGCTCTGCTTTCCTCAAAAAGAAAGAGGAGGGGATGTCCTGCGTCGAGATTCGTGCGGATTTGCTTGGTTCGCTGGACTCAACGGGAAGGGTCCCCTCCCACGTGTCCTTGCTTCGCCCCTCTCATCCTTGCTCCCACCACCGCTCTACTGTACCAGCCTTCTTGGAGAGAGGAtgagcggcgccggcgccggcggtggaGTCCTGGGCGCAGGCTCGTCGTACCAGAGGTTCGTCCACTCCGCGCTGGAGCTGACCCGCCTCCGCACCGCCCTCACGCCACACCCCTCGCAGGTTCCTCTTCTCAGCTCAAGTGTTCCCTGCTCATGCCCTGCTTCAGTCCATGCTGCTAAGGAGCTGCTCATAACACCAATTGCTCCACTTCATATATTGCTCCAAGTGAAAAGCTTAGCTGCGTTTCAGTTCAGTTGTAATTGGTGTCATCAGCGGTAGGCTGTTAGGACCCATGGGTATTGGCTGGTGTGCGCACCAGATGCGCCCACTTAGGAAAAGTTCAGTCCATAAGGGAGGGGCAGAACCATGCTGCTGTGGTTGCAAGCATCTGATTTCTGATTATAATTTGGCGCTTGGTCTTCAACTGAAGCTGCTAGCCCTCCGCTTGACCAAGACTAAACAATGACTGAAGCAGAAACTTTGTTTCTTCAGCTAGTACAACAACCAAGTAACTGCCACGACTTGTGTTTTCTAATCCTTTGTGCTCTGGTCAGACTTTTTAATCTATCGTTCTAgaagatgcaaaataataatTATGTTATGTGTTAGTTGTTCGGTTGGTCAATCTATAAAGTTCTATACATGTAGCTGCTCTGTCACGGGAAGTCCCCCAACTTAGGACTGATGTTCTGGGACTAGTTGAGAGTTGAAGTTCTGTACATGAAAGTTTGGTGAAGAAGCACGCTGCGAATAATAGGCATTTTAATATGCACTTGTTCATCTAGGATACCTGAAAATGTTAGGTCAACCTGAAATATCAGCTACTAGCACCAATCATACTCCTCGCTTCACAAAATGGTTTTGTTTTGTCTCATGCTTCCAGGAGAAGTTCAGGTTCATACAACCCAATGACGACACTACAGTTTTGAATGCTCTCTCGTACAGCGCTCCCAAAATCAGAATGCTCCGCAGCTTGACGGTGGAGAAGAAAAACTCAGTTCAGGTACTTTGTTCTGTCTTGGTGTGTTCCAAGTTCAGGTTTCTTGACAAAACCACTCCAAGAACTGACCAAAAAACCAATACCAGAAAATTTTGTGTACATGCTAAGTTTATTCAATCTACTATGCCTGATGATACTTTTAATCTTCTGGCAAATTTTGTTTACAATTTTTACGGTGCAAGTATTTCCCGTACTCTTGCCATGAGCCACTAGACTCTTATGATGCATGCGCCATTGCAGGTTCTTGACTTTGCTGCTTTCTCTGAACCTGAATATGACCTTCCTATATTTTGTGCCAACGCTTTCACAACTCCTGCACAAAGTATTGTTGTCTTGTAAGTGCCAGAATATGTATGCAATTGATGTGTTTTCCACGTGCATTGTACTACTAACAAATGAATATGGCCTGAATGAATTATTGCAGAGACCTCAATCCTTTATATGATATCACTGTAGACAATGATTACAAAGATAAATACTACAGGGACTTGATGCCTCTTGTACAGAAGTATAGTGAGGTAATTGGATCTTATCTTCGATGAAATGTATTGCCGCATACGTCTTCCTCTATTAGCTTTATACATAGCTTGGCatctttatttagagaaaatgcaGCTTCTGCCATGGGGCGGCAAGATTACGAGTGAGTCCCTGAGATTCTTCTCTCCTATCGTGATCTGGACTATATTTGAGCCAACTGAATGTAACCACGATGTTCTATTTTCGGCTTTGATGGATTACTATAAGGTATGCAACGATTATTTTGTATGAAGGAAAGATAGAATTTCAGGTATCCTGCTGCTTGTTTTATCATGCATGTTTCTTACTATGCAGGTTTGGCTTCAGTTAACGGATCAAGCTACTGAAGAAAACGACGCAGCAAAAATTGTTCGCAATGGAGAAGCGCAACATAGATATCTCACATGGAGGACTGAAAAGGTTTGTATTTTTGCCAGAACCATGGATTGAAAGTTATATTCATGGACTAGTGATTGAGTAATGCACCGTTAGTTGCGTGAAATTATCACTGCTTGCTAGGTATTgtcctttgtaaaaatggagtatcTTCTGCTAATCTTGTACCTTGTCTCTGGGCAGGATCCTGGCTATCCACTCCTGAAGAGGTTAATTGGTGAAAGCCAGGCCAAGGTTTTCTCTTCTGCTGATCACTGTATTTACACGCACATAGTTCATGTTATTTGCAGAGTCGCTTATGGCTTCGATATTCAGGATTTGGTGTCTGAGTTCCTCTTCGAAGGAGTGAATTCTCTTGGAAGTAAATCCTTCCTGGACTATTTCCCTGAGTACGCACGTGATGACGGGACGGTGAACAAGAAGAGGAGTATGATCGGGAAATCTTTTGAAACCAGGCCTTGGGATGCTACTGGACAATTCAATGCAGGATGAGGTACTTGCTGCGGGATCCGCATGCGCGTTCTTCAGATTTTACTGAACTCTAGGCCATGAACGTTTTTGCGGCGCTCTTGCGTCTGAGGTTTTACTCGTCACACCATCAGGGTTACCTGTATCCTTGTACTTTCATCTGACGGGGCTTGTGTAGTTTAAAATACTTATGATGGAGTTGGGGAATGCTAGTATATAGACTAGTAGTTATCATAGAGACAaacacttcgctagaaacaatgggAACAAGATAAAGACCCGATTGAAATGTGCTTCGCCTTCCTGGCTGAACCTAACGGTGATGAAATTCAGGTGCAACATAGGGcagaaaccagcaaccatggcgcAGATACAAACCAAAGTAGGAAGACGTGGAATCGGGTCTATGAGATACAGAAGCCAACGGCCACCTGTGTGGCGCCATTGGCGGGCTGTCGTAAGCGTCTCGCCAGGGGATGCATAGGCTGATGTTGTTcttcaacaagatcatcataTCCCCCCGGTTCACCGTCGGGATCCACGCACGCTGGCGCTCGTCGTAGCGGAACAACACATCAAAAGGGGATGACCAGCTGGGTCTGGTAGCCAGCAGAAGATCGTCACGGGTCGCCGACTCGACGAGCACGGCCCACAACACTGGCTCCGCCCGTGGATTGGCGACGAGCCTTGGCCTCAAGCCGGTGCAGCTCCCGTCGGGCTCCCAGGCGTTCAGCTGGGAATCGACGCTGACCGTGTAGAAGGCGCCCTTGTGGGATATGACGTCCAAGTAACTCTTGTGTGTCCATGCCGGCTCCCGCAACGCCGTCCAGCATTTGGCTCCTGGCCCGAGGAATGACAGGCCGTAGCCGCCGCTGTGAATCAGCATCACGGCGTAGGTGCCGAGTCGGCGGCCAGGAGCCAGCGCTGCCTTGTGGAACATGTCCTGCCCCAGCAGGTTGATGTTCTTGACCACCTTCCTAGTGCGGCCGAGGGACGAGGTGAGGGGAGGTAGCTGGAACTGCCGTCCGGTGAGCGGTTCCAGCAGCGACAGGGTGTACGCCTTGTCGACGGTGACCACCCAGCCGTAGTTGCAGCCGATGATGCGCGTCGGGTGCACAGGGTGAACCTTGCCAGTGGTGTCCAGGGTGACGCCGATGAAATTTTCCGGATAATAGCTGCCAATGTGGCGGAGGAAAATCTTGTTTGTCCATGTTTGTCTCTTTGGACCTCCTTCGTAGTAGTAGTCCGACTTCCACGGCGAGTCCTCGTAACGAGGCTCCACGCACACGTGATGCGGCAGGTCCGGCCGCCGCAGCAGCCGGAGGCGCGTCGTCTTGAGCGCGCGACGCCACGGGCGGCACACGGCGGAgcaggcgacgttgtcgaggggGCCGACGCGCCGCGCAATCTCGTCCAGTGCTTCCGTCGGCAGGTCGCAGAAGCCGGTGGGCGCCATGGGAGAGATGGGCTGATCAGCGAGCGTGCAGGCGATGTGTGATGTGTGTGACGATCGAGCTAGCGCGGCGTCGCCCTTGTAATTTGTGAGTGCCGTCCGTGTACAGAATACAGAGTATATACATAGAATGGGCTTACCTTTGGCTTGTCGTGCCCCCAACGAAATTGATAGCGTGTCGTGCCCCTGCATAATGATAAATATACAGGAGCGACTGCTTCTAAGGCCACTGTGATTTGGTCATGTCTCACTCGATTAGTTTTGTGTACACTGTagcatctaagagcatctccagccgcgtcccccaaaccgtcccccaaaccgcgccggatcaagcatttgggggacgtgttttgttcgtgccgcgtttgggggacgtcgctccccagccgcgtcccccaaacgccgcccccaaacatttaaaataatttttctggcatttttatttcaatttccacaaactaatacataatttggaacgtggttacacgaaaacacagtttggaacatggttttccacaaactaatacatagtttgaaccatggtggacacaaatataaaatattgcaaagaaactaaacctaactaggccgtgcatcgaaggtttcgtgtgttcgctgctaagaaagaacactcgagggcacaccagaTCACCTAACCTGGAAAATCCggtgggaggatggtgcccttgttggttctaccgatgaggcgaacgagcagaaacctccgtgcacgtattcgctgcgaagaaacaacactcattcggtcgtcctcctcgtcggtcgtcgtcgtcgtccctgtcgacgtggtagtcctggaggcagcgcctctcgtcgaagaccttgacgctcatgtccccgttgccgaagtaggagaacacgaggatgaagccggcttcgaggctgtggtggcgcgcgaacttctcccggccgatgttgaggtacatcttgccgcgcgcgtcgtagatcgccttgacgatccaccggcggtagccgcacgaatgctcccgcggatgcatcgtgcgcgggcgtacgccgccgacgtactcggcgaaggagtccggcagcctccggatgcgcgcgggtcgcccttgaggacgtggacgaactcgaacaggacgtccggctccacgtccatctccgacgatgaagacgacggcgtgggaggcgacggcgagcgttcagctatgccgcggccacgaccacgaccacgaccacggccgcggccgcgaggtcggcctccgcctctaccggacatagcgtcgagtcttgttgagagatggtggcggctagggtttgggagagaggcgctagggtttgtgtgtgagagggacgatgagaggtgccccttttataggccggagggaggcggaggagcggtggcgctcattaacgccggcacgcggagctaggcgcgacgggacgcgtcggctgcgccctctgcgggaagctgcaccgtcggctgcgcgccaataacttccgtcgcgaggtaggcgacggttaggtttaaattagttGTGCcggcgacgggtcggccccgccactccccgcctcgctttcgttgtgtccggcgtccccggagcgtcccctgtgggacggggacgggctcgggcgccggacaccgtataggg contains:
- the LOC124666112 gene encoding probable calcium-binding protein CML10, whose amino-acid sequence is MGKIKMPSLFRRKSRSPSPPPQSKPTATTAADSPPQSPTRTPEQEMERVFRKFDANGDGRISRPELAALFESLGHAATDDELARMMAEADADGDGFISFAEFAALNATDAAAVEEDLRLAFGVFDADGSGAISAAELARVLHGLGEKATVSQCRRMIEGVDKNGDGLISFDEFKVMMAGGGFPKIA
- the LOC124661795 gene encoding phytochromobilin:ferredoxin oxidoreductase, chloroplastic, which produces MSGAGAGGGVLGAGSSYQRFVHSALELTRLRTALTPHPSQEKFRFIQPNDDTTVLNALSYSAPKIRMLRSLTVEKKNSVQVLDFAAFSEPEYDLPIFCANAFTTPAQSIVVLDLNPLYDITVDNDYKDKYYRDLMPLVQKYSELLPWGGKITSESLRFFSPIVIWTIFEPTECNHDVLFSALMDYYKVWLQLTDQATEENDAAKIVRNGEAQHRYLTWRTEKDPGYPLLKRLIGESQAKDLVSEFLFEGVNSLGSKSFLDYFPEYARDDGTVNKKRSMIGKSFETRPWDATGQFNAG